In Marinobacter salsuginis, the genomic stretch AGAGAGAGGCTCGTTGTAGCGGGGCTTTCGATGCGGATTACCTTGAGGTTTTCCTGATGCCTCAGGCGGTAGTAAATTCTGAATTCGGCGATTTCTCCGGGTTTCAATGAGGAGCCATCTTCGCGCGTCAGCGGAGCCGTCCACCTTAGCTCTCTCCCCTCGGTCGCCGAGTATCCGGATCCTTGGGAATCTCCTCTGCAGCCAGCAAGAAGGAAAAGCGTGGCCAACAAGGGCAGAAGAATTCGGGCCAATGGCAGATGTCTTGGTCTACAGGTGATCATCGTTACTCACATACGTGCCGGAAATCGGCCTGATTTTGGGAAAAGCGTATGGAGCCAGAATAAAACGGGGAGACGGGCTTCTTTAACAGCCCGGCATTATGCCAGTCCGGTTTTCAGGATCAAGTGAATAATCCGTAAAACCCCTTATCCGTGCACCTCCTGCTTTTAGTATGAACATTCTAATTTTAGGGCGTAACTTTGATTGTGAGATTAAAGAAAGGCCCTCGTTGCACTGGTTTCGACAGGGTCTTGAAACCTTCAGGAAACCAAGGAGATTCATCATGGGTAAACTCAAGTCCTATCAGGAACAGCTTCAGGAAATCGTCGACAAAGGCATCAATGCCGCTGAAGAGCAGCAGAAAAAACTGGCTGCCAAGCCGTTCGACTACGCAGAAAAGCTGGAGTCCGAAGCGCGTGAATACAGCGTCAAGACCCTGCGCAAGCGCTACAACGGCTACAGCGACAGCTTGTTCGAGCAACTTCGCAACCTGAACAGCCGTTTCGGCAGCTTCGCTGGTGATCTGGTCGCCAAGCTGGAGAAAGAAGCCGCAGAAGGCGCGGATGCCGTGGCAGAAGCCGCTGACGACGTATCTGACGCTGCCAAGGATGCCAAGAAGTCAGTTGAGCCGAAGAAGCCGGCTGCCCGCAAGACCACTGCGCGCAAGACCACTTCTACTGCCAAGAAGAGCACCGCTTCCGCCTGAGCTGCGGATAGCGTCTCACTGACAGGTGAGTGAAATGAAAAAGGCCGCCGGTTTTACCCGGCGGCCTTTTTGTATGCAGGTGCGTTCCAGAAAAAATCAGTCTTCGGTTTCGGTGTGATCGAGTGGTACGGTCCGCGCCTCGCCAGTGACCTCTTCCAGGCGCTCTATGTCGGCCTCGAAGGCCTTGCGCAGCTCTTCGATTTCCTGGGTTTGTGAGGTGATTTCCCGCTCAATATCCCGTATCTGGGATTCCAGGCGCCGGATTTTTTCCAGCGTGGCGTCGGGAATCTCGCGACCGGCCCGCTCCATGTTGGCGGCACGGCTCTGTTCGCTATCCAGCTGGCTGGATATCACCGAAATGTTGCCTCGCTTGAGCTGTATCAGGCCCTCAAGCTCCCGGATTTTCCGATGCATGGCTTTTACCGCCTGATCCGGATGGCTGAAGCGCTTCAGTAGCGCGCGGTCCTTCTCGCGTTGCTCCGCGAGTTCCTTCTGGCGCTGCTTTTCCGCTTCCCGGGCGGCAATCTCTTCCTCGGTTGGCGCTGGCGGAATGGTCTCAATGACGCGGCCATTGTTGCTCAAAATGTCATAGCCACGTTTGGTGGCTTCCTGGGGAATGGTGCTGCTGATGACGATCTGGCCGTTTTCATCCGTGTAACGGTACATATTGGCCGCGACCTGGGCAGAGAAACCCAGGGCAAGCGCCAATGCCGTAGCTTTGACAGATATTGCG encodes the following:
- a CDS encoding fibronectin type III domain-containing protein, which produces MKPGEIAEFRIYYRLRHQENLKVIRIESPATTSLSLAQMAPGAYEFAITTVDIEGLESRRSSPVTIDLI
- a CDS encoding DUF4124 domain-containing protein, which translates into the protein MANRLTAISVKATALALALGFSAQVAANMYRYTDENGQIVISSTIPQEATKRGYDILSNNGRVIETIPPAPTEEEIAAREAEKQRQKELAEQREKDRALLKRFSHPDQAVKAMHRKIRELEGLIQLKRGNISVISSQLDSEQSRAANMERAGREIPDATLEKIRRLESQIRDIEREITSQTQEIEELRKAFEADIERLEEVTGEARTVPLDHTETED